A window of the Acidithiobacillus thiooxidans ATCC 19377 genome harbors these coding sequences:
- a CDS encoding c-type cytochrome — translation MMNVRNINPVMRLLVLASVVTLAAACAKKEESTTAPSDSSATSSAMSSDQGSGSTQSDDSTGSTTSPSSFDVQGGSGHFVKVAASAATMNTDQMAKAKSLAEAKGCFACHQVEAKVVGPAFAWVAYKYKGNPKAVDTLSHAIEHGVSGVWGGMPMPAQSVTPAQAKELAAWVLAQKPIAPPKSA, via the coding sequence ATGATGAACGTACGTAATATCAACCCAGTCATGCGTCTTCTGGTACTCGCCAGCGTGGTAACTCTCGCTGCTGCCTGTGCCAAGAAGGAAGAGTCCACCACCGCGCCCAGTGATAGCTCTGCTACCAGTTCGGCCATGAGTAGTGACCAGGGTTCTGGATCTACCCAAAGTGATGACAGCACTGGATCTACCACCTCGCCATCCAGTTTTGATGTGCAGGGAGGGAGCGGGCACTTTGTGAAAGTGGCTGCATCAGCGGCTACTATGAATACGGATCAGATGGCTAAAGCAAAATCCTTGGCAGAAGCCAAGGGCTGTTTTGCCTGTCATCAGGTGGAAGCCAAGGTTGTTGGGCCGGCTTTTGCTTGGGTTGCCTATAAATACAAGGGTAATCCCAAGGCGGTTGACACCCTGAGTCATGCCATTGAACACGGTGTATCGGGTGTATGGGGTGGAATGCCGATGCCAGCACAAAGCGTGACACCGGCTCAGGCTAAAGAGTTGGCTGCCTGGGTACTGGCGCAAAAGCCTATTGCTCCGCCGAAATCAGCCTGA
- a CDS encoding DUF3293 domain-containing protein yields MDSVYRNSHYLIPGQLNLHIGGPAYGVRAAIITAWNPQSEPLSPWQNRIRQRRLVRLLDANGYRFLRSCCGVDAWWEESLMVFTMNESAAVKLARQFGQKAFVYLDGRRVWLVYV; encoded by the coding sequence TTGGATTCGGTCTACCGAAACAGTCATTATCTGATTCCCGGTCAGCTTAACCTCCATATCGGTGGCCCGGCTTATGGAGTGCGTGCCGCAATTATTACGGCCTGGAATCCCCAGTCAGAGCCATTGAGTCCATGGCAAAACAGAATAAGACAACGTCGTTTGGTCAGGTTGTTGGATGCAAACGGCTATCGATTTTTACGATCCTGTTGCGGTGTTGATGCGTGGTGGGAGGAAAGTCTGATGGTGTTTACTATGAATGAGTCAGCGGCAGTCAAGCTTGCTCGTCAATTTGGACAAAAGGCTTTTGTCTATCTGGATGGAAGACGTGTATGGCTGGTGTATGTCTGA
- a CDS encoding MFS transporter: MAIKFKKLSWIASTYYAEGLPYSLVQQVSVQFFTYAGASLQVIGLLSFFGLPWNLKLFWSPVIDLFGNKKRWLVVMELILGAVAALLIWPAQHLNLDLAAKIFILMAFMSATHDMSVDGYYIQTLDTADQAGFSGLRVAAYRVAMLVGNGALVILAGWISWTVCFLTAAFMMWGLAAFHKWILPEPPPANTQHQGHRWAAVREAFQTYLAQPGIVWALAFILLFRAGDAMMFAMVTPFLNHLGYGLIARGILTGSVGTVTGIGGALLGGLIISRWGLKRALFPLTLIQSLAIPAYAWLAWADPSIWWVGVTIAFEQGSAGLGTAVLMVFLMQRCQENYQATHFAIGSALMSVAATVVGGFSGFLAAKVGFVEFFLLAFVAAIPSLLLAIGMPDKLYQDKKSPI; encoded by the coding sequence GTGGCTATAAAATTTAAAAAACTATCCTGGATTGCCAGTACTTACTATGCCGAAGGACTGCCCTATTCTTTGGTGCAACAGGTTTCTGTGCAGTTTTTTACTTATGCTGGTGCCAGTCTTCAGGTTATTGGCTTGCTCTCATTTTTTGGACTGCCCTGGAATCTGAAACTATTCTGGAGTCCGGTCATTGATTTATTCGGGAATAAAAAACGCTGGCTGGTAGTCATGGAGTTGATTTTAGGGGCTGTAGCCGCCTTGCTGATATGGCCCGCACAGCATCTTAATCTGGATCTGGCCGCAAAAATTTTTATTCTGATGGCTTTTATGTCAGCAACACATGATATGTCCGTCGATGGTTATTATATTCAGACCCTTGATACGGCTGATCAGGCAGGTTTTTCCGGGCTTAGGGTGGCCGCTTATCGGGTGGCGATGCTCGTAGGAAATGGCGCACTCGTCATTTTAGCGGGATGGATATCATGGACAGTCTGTTTTTTGACTGCTGCATTCATGATGTGGGGACTGGCTGCTTTTCATAAATGGATACTGCCAGAGCCGCCTCCCGCCAATACGCAACATCAAGGTCATCGTTGGGCAGCAGTACGTGAAGCTTTTCAAACCTATTTGGCGCAGCCTGGCATTGTTTGGGCTTTGGCCTTCATTCTCTTGTTTAGAGCCGGGGATGCCATGATGTTCGCCATGGTTACCCCTTTCCTGAACCATCTGGGTTACGGATTAATTGCGCGCGGAATTCTCACTGGCAGTGTCGGTACGGTGACTGGTATTGGAGGGGCATTACTGGGTGGTCTCATTATTTCGCGTTGGGGTTTAAAAAGGGCCCTTTTTCCGCTTACCTTAATTCAGTCTCTGGCCATACCAGCCTATGCCTGGCTGGCCTGGGCAGATCCATCTATCTGGTGGGTGGGCGTCACCATTGCCTTTGAACAAGGTTCAGCCGGATTGGGTACGGCTGTACTTATGGTTTTTTTAATGCAACGCTGTCAGGAAAATTATCAAGCCACCCATTTTGCCATCGGTTCGGCTTTGATGTCTGTGGCGGCCACCGTAGTAGGAGGTTTTAGTGGTTTTCTTGCAGCAAAAGTTGGATTCGTCGAATTTTTTCTTTTGGCATTTGTGGCCGCGATCCCCAGCCTTTTACTGGCAATAGGGATGCCGGACAAGCTCTATCAGGACAAGAAATCCCCAATATAA
- a CDS encoding translocation/assembly module TamB domain-containing protein, producing MRFRNLAILIFICTLGIIFSGLFWLLNTNNGARWALAQVPHLSAKKISGTLMDGLKISELNWSSRSSRFTAQNLQWVLHPSHLLWGELDVVDLKIINGQLYLPKSSSKPNNLNLAWPAVPLWSRFISIHVGPTTIEKLQVWQGQKNAFRLRSGTLKNISWNHGNIHINELLSDLSTGQLKFSAQVQMEKRSLTTTGDWIESSPAHTSLRWSAAWHGLSDNTFGGPIKLLFNQKNSLSSISSLIRIAPHQILLNSMELKNPSLSTTTTGFWKIDLPENSAGDFTIYGKLNNIVVKDIPKSVPAGPLSFKLHLHGNFNHYIGAFAMNGSPGFGGIQGNIEGSSTGLQYDYTGNMLGAKLLPAKLKIDWQPLMNVQGELRLRGLQNQRFFSTVPGQLSCNMIINAAQAAKNINGRIQLQVLPSQIYKTNLVGNADLKFSGNQWDLQEANIRGSGLTVTASGNLQKHLSFSLNVDNWQMLTPDARGSTSAHGWIAQANQNWVGSIKAHAHKVLYAGIAIRKLDAQASLLTNNKLLANLHIEGAEYKQYLINLQSQAHGTLGHFGMDVEAQSTGNQFTLHSLVQHSHSTWNLLLNQSHFQSKRLGFWQLEHPSTLSWNSGVIRITPLVFNDSHGSKIGAQGFYNPAQNLASLNLNILSLPLDFKQKNNDISLDGYLNTHLQAQCDGICHADGNWNFEKTQLHWLSDNVSQSIDLQKFSGQVRWQPKNLNLTSYLELPKNWGSAQIHLHSPVTLALPWRWNEQAAIQATVQAKLGAPLFAALPIGALKMRAQGGGNIEGDITGTWADPKWHGTAELQGLGLYVPQAGLDLQDVGAKLLGNGQELQISDMHATSGTGRISGNGTIYLRPETHFALHIAGHAFTALNLPQVQAAVSPDLHIDGTLQKINIGGAIHTNRLRILGTDFNGPKPSSDVVFVKNIKKNNAGPALSVNLQVTLGNDAKVFISGLRADLVGALDVRMQDGHSPAVKGILRMVNGHYDIYGHSLDFERGSINFHGAASQANLDVLVVRTIKNSDSFAVDNTPVKAGVQVTGTLQVPQVNLYSNPSMSQADILSYLLLGTPSSGLGNQDELLSAAAGTLFSASRAALFGNSLSNTGIDVGVTSNGQQGLSGAMVTLGHYLTPDLYLSVGQSVMGNGTVARLRYRVSKHIELQTENGTQNGANIFYRIDF from the coding sequence ATGCGCTTCAGAAACCTGGCTATTTTGATTTTTATCTGTACTTTAGGGATTATTTTTTCTGGACTATTTTGGTTATTGAATACCAACAACGGTGCACGCTGGGCATTGGCCCAAGTTCCGCATTTAAGTGCAAAAAAAATCAGTGGAACTTTAATGGATGGTTTAAAAATATCAGAGTTGAACTGGTCCAGTAGATCTTCCCGCTTTACTGCTCAGAACTTGCAATGGGTATTGCATCCTAGTCATTTATTATGGGGAGAGCTTGACGTTGTAGACCTTAAAATTATTAATGGTCAACTATATTTACCAAAATCCTCCTCAAAACCAAATAACCTGAATCTTGCTTGGCCAGCTGTACCGCTGTGGTCACGATTCATCTCAATACATGTTGGGCCAACTACTATTGAAAAATTACAGGTGTGGCAAGGACAGAAAAATGCGTTTAGATTAAGGAGTGGCACTCTTAAAAATATCTCATGGAATCATGGGAATATCCATATTAACGAACTTTTATCAGATCTTTCCACTGGCCAGTTGAAATTTTCTGCGCAAGTCCAAATGGAAAAACGAAGTCTCACCACCACGGGGGACTGGATTGAGTCCTCTCCTGCGCATACTAGCCTCCGTTGGAGTGCGGCGTGGCATGGTTTAAGCGACAATACATTTGGTGGGCCAATTAAGCTACTATTTAATCAGAAAAATTCACTGAGTAGCATCAGCAGCCTGATTCGGATAGCTCCGCACCAAATTTTATTGAATTCTATGGAGTTAAAAAATCCATCTCTCAGTACAACCACCACCGGATTCTGGAAAATAGACCTTCCAGAGAATAGCGCTGGTGACTTCACCATATATGGAAAACTGAACAACATCGTTGTTAAAGATATCCCGAAGTCTGTACCGGCCGGTCCTTTATCATTTAAATTGCACCTGCATGGGAATTTTAATCATTATATTGGTGCATTTGCGATGAATGGATCGCCAGGTTTTGGTGGCATTCAAGGGAATATTGAAGGAAGCAGTACCGGCCTACAATATGATTATACGGGAAATATGCTCGGTGCCAAACTGCTACCTGCAAAGTTAAAAATAGATTGGCAACCGTTGATGAATGTACAGGGTGAATTGCGGCTTAGAGGTTTACAAAATCAACGTTTTTTTTCTACTGTTCCCGGCCAGTTGTCCTGTAATATGATCATAAATGCTGCGCAAGCAGCAAAAAACATCAATGGGCGTATCCAATTGCAGGTGTTACCTAGTCAAATATATAAAACCAATCTGGTGGGTAATGCTGATCTGAAATTCTCTGGAAATCAGTGGGATTTGCAAGAGGCGAATATTCGTGGGTCAGGGTTAACCGTCACTGCTTCTGGTAACTTGCAGAAACATTTGTCATTTTCTTTGAATGTTGACAATTGGCAAATGTTGACTCCTGATGCCCGTGGTTCAACAAGTGCTCATGGCTGGATTGCGCAGGCCAATCAGAACTGGGTGGGTAGTATAAAAGCACATGCCCATAAAGTGCTCTATGCAGGCATTGCAATCCGAAAACTTGATGCCCAGGCCTCTCTTCTTACTAACAATAAGCTGCTAGCCAATCTGCATATCGAAGGCGCAGAATACAAACAGTATCTGATCAACCTACAATCACAAGCTCATGGTACTCTGGGGCACTTTGGAATGGATGTTGAAGCACAATCAACGGGTAATCAATTTACTCTGCATAGTTTAGTCCAACATTCTCATTCAACTTGGAATCTCTTATTAAATCAAAGCCATTTTCAAAGCAAGCGCCTCGGATTTTGGCAACTGGAGCATCCTTCGACATTATCCTGGAATTCCGGTGTCATTCGAATCACTCCACTCGTATTCAATGATTCTCATGGATCAAAGATCGGCGCTCAAGGGTTTTATAACCCGGCGCAAAACCTGGCCAGTTTAAATTTGAATATTTTATCTCTTCCTCTTGATTTTAAACAAAAAAATAATGATATATCTCTTGATGGATATTTAAATACCCATTTACAGGCACAATGTGATGGTATTTGTCATGCTGATGGTAATTGGAATTTTGAGAAAACCCAGTTGCATTGGTTATCTGATAACGTATCTCAATCCATTGATTTGCAGAAGTTCAGCGGCCAGGTGCGTTGGCAACCCAAAAATCTAAACTTAACGTCATATCTGGAATTGCCAAAAAATTGGGGCTCTGCGCAAATACACCTGCATAGTCCAGTTACCCTCGCCCTGCCCTGGCGATGGAATGAGCAAGCAGCAATTCAAGCGACTGTTCAGGCAAAACTGGGGGCTCCTCTTTTTGCGGCTTTGCCTATCGGAGCCCTGAAAATGCGAGCCCAAGGTGGTGGTAATATAGAAGGAGATATCACCGGAACCTGGGCAGATCCCAAATGGCACGGCACTGCTGAGTTACAAGGTCTTGGTTTGTATGTTCCTCAAGCCGGGCTCGATTTACAAGATGTCGGGGCCAAACTGCTAGGCAATGGTCAAGAGTTGCAAATCAGTGACATGCACGCAACTTCGGGAACAGGTCGTATTTCCGGAAACGGTACCATCTACCTGCGACCCGAAACACATTTTGCCCTACACATAGCTGGCCATGCATTTACGGCTTTGAATCTTCCTCAAGTACAGGCGGCCGTCAGTCCCGATCTTCATATTGATGGCACCTTACAAAAAATAAATATTGGGGGTGCCATTCATACGAATCGCCTGCGTATTCTCGGCACAGATTTTAACGGACCAAAACCGTCCAGTGATGTTGTTTTTGTTAAAAATATCAAGAAAAATAATGCAGGTCCTGCTCTAAGTGTGAATTTGCAGGTCACTCTGGGTAACGATGCCAAAGTCTTCATTAGTGGCTTACGTGCCGATTTGGTTGGGGCCCTGGATGTCAGGATGCAGGATGGACATAGTCCTGCTGTAAAAGGAATATTGCGTATGGTCAATGGTCATTATGATATTTATGGCCATAGCCTTGATTTTGAAAGAGGCTCAATCAACTTTCATGGGGCCGCCAGTCAGGCTAATCTCGATGTACTCGTAGTACGCACCATCAAAAACTCTGACAGCTTTGCCGTGGATAATACGCCGGTAAAAGCTGGTGTTCAGGTAACGGGGACTTTGCAGGTACCACAAGTGAATCTCTATTCCAATCCATCCATGTCTCAGGCCGATATTTTGTCTTATCTACTTCTCGGCACGCCTTCAAGTGGTCTGGGTAATCAGGATGAATTACTTTCGGCTGCGGCAGGCACTCTCTTTTCTGCCAGTCGTGCGGCGCTTTTCGGAAATAGTCTGAGTAATACTGGTATTGATGTTGGCGTAACCTCTAATGGACAACAAGGTTTGTCTGGAGCCATGGTTACCTTGGGCCATTATTTGACGCCAGATTTATATTTGAGCGTAGGACAATCGGTGATGGGAAACGGAACAGTTGCCAGGTTGCGTTATCGTGTAAGTAAGCATATAGAGTTACAAACTGAAAATGGCACCCAGAATGGTGCAAACATATTTTATCGGATAGATTTTTAA
- a CDS encoding autotransporter assembly complex protein TamA: MAEKLNKALPTVTIDDKADRLEETEMSANLRLKDALQAYGYYDATWKISKKIISPKNYLLQFSISLGKPIIVRKIDLQKSGTGSNIPSIIHLYKAFPIKDGAVLNQVDYEEWKGKALEALNRQGYAKAEYTRHEILIDKKEFWSDIYLWLNTGPRFRFGSITVHGAEHYPRWFVERYVSFKEGDWYAPAALAVTQSNLRNADRFSDISVQGDLNAEKNDLVPVSINLKSMPAQHIKVGAGYSTDIGPNAALIYDNYNAFDEAQHVRVSILAAQLNRNVSILYKWPIGKNIGSEYMAQASYQNQTLTAYDSNEMLASVGRQWSLRDDNSRNKTTSLEALVNFEQANYTVADEVNNSFYIYPSLQYTIQDFRNILRPISGYSLTARAEGASKVWGSTANFVRFSARGSWNVRINRQWVIGTRAKVGAMWLNGPISDLPPNLRFFAGGQNSLPGYAFQSQGPVDSDGAVEGGRLLAVAGFNIQRFVSKNWAVVAFYDAGNAFNSFSNVHVLQDVGIGFRWYSPVGPIRFDLAHPLVNPKAPAVRIAFSVGFSL, from the coding sequence ATGGCAGAAAAGCTGAACAAAGCCTTACCCACCGTGACCATTGACGACAAGGCGGACCGTCTTGAAGAAACAGAAATGTCTGCCAACCTTCGGCTCAAAGATGCATTACAGGCCTATGGATACTACGACGCAACATGGAAAATCAGTAAAAAAATTATCAGTCCAAAAAATTATCTGTTGCAATTCTCAATTTCACTGGGTAAGCCAATTATTGTTCGTAAAATTGACCTCCAAAAATCCGGAACAGGCAGTAATATCCCATCCATAATCCATCTTTACAAAGCTTTTCCAATAAAAGATGGGGCTGTGCTTAATCAAGTCGATTATGAGGAGTGGAAAGGTAAAGCACTGGAAGCGTTAAATAGACAAGGCTACGCCAAGGCAGAATATACTCGCCATGAAATATTAATCGATAAAAAAGAATTTTGGTCGGATATTTATTTATGGTTAAATACCGGACCTCGTTTTCGTTTTGGTTCTATCACTGTCCATGGTGCAGAGCATTATCCTCGATGGTTTGTTGAGCGTTATGTTTCTTTCAAAGAAGGGGACTGGTACGCACCGGCAGCCTTGGCGGTTACTCAAAGTAATTTGCGTAACGCGGATCGTTTTTCAGATATCTCAGTTCAGGGTGACTTGAACGCAGAAAAAAATGATCTCGTTCCTGTCAGCATTAATTTGAAAAGTATGCCAGCACAACATATTAAGGTTGGTGCTGGTTATAGTACAGATATTGGCCCTAATGCAGCATTGATTTATGATAATTACAATGCTTTTGATGAAGCTCAGCATGTGCGTGTCTCTATTTTGGCGGCGCAGCTTAACCGAAACGTCAGCATACTTTATAAGTGGCCTATCGGAAAAAATATAGGATCCGAATATATGGCACAAGCCAGTTATCAGAATCAAACGCTCACTGCTTACGATAGTAATGAGATGCTGGCAAGTGTTGGGCGACAGTGGTCATTGCGCGATGATAATAGCCGCAATAAAACCACCTCCCTGGAAGCTCTGGTTAATTTTGAGCAAGCTAATTATACGGTCGCAGATGAAGTGAATAACAGTTTTTATATTTACCCTTCCCTACAATATACGATCCAGGATTTCCGCAATATATTACGGCCTATATCCGGTTACTCGCTGACGGCTCGCGCCGAGGGCGCCAGTAAAGTATGGGGGAGCACCGCTAATTTTGTAAGATTCAGTGCCCGTGGCAGCTGGAATGTACGAATTAATCGGCAATGGGTCATAGGTACAAGAGCCAAAGTGGGTGCGATGTGGTTGAATGGCCCCATTAGTGATTTACCGCCCAACTTGCGTTTTTTTGCAGGTGGACAAAACAGTCTTCCTGGTTACGCCTTTCAGTCACAGGGTCCGGTAGATAGCGATGGAGCAGTGGAAGGTGGCAGATTACTGGCTGTCGCTGGCTTCAATATTCAACGCTTTGTCAGTAAAAATTGGGCAGTTGTTGCTTTTTATGATGCGGGTAATGCTTTTAACAGCTTCTCGAATGTGCACGTACTTCAGGATGTAGGAATTGGGTTCCGCTGGTATTCTCCAGTCGGGCCTATTCGTTTTGATTTGGCACATCCTTTAGTGAATCCTAAGGCTCCGGCTGTACGAATTGCTTTTTCAGTGGGATTTAGCCTGTGA
- a CDS encoding fatty acid desaturase → MEADPKKLYDALKSLKIQTVRQAIRPECYQRDISKALFSYAFDAVLYLAAITGILLIHHWWAQLLLGLVAGSAVAFMFVWAHDAAHGALFENRHLAEVLGTLFMLPSFNMYRLWAFGHNRVHHGFTSLSPIDWIWKPLTPQEYRQKSIFQKWIYRLERSPYTCALHYLLRVWWPGMVRFKADQKNRRAFTLSKIITALFFLAFSAFSWWAAGPLGFIAAVLLPFLVFNYYIALFVYLHHTHPDIPFFMEKEEWSQSIGQLYCSTVVRCSKISEMLIHNILIHAPHHVDPRIPYYHLEAAYEDLRSAYGIYLHEMRFSFRSVRRIFSTCKLYDYDAKQWMSFRSGRSWIEQKATERSVSRDASVYPGKTAY, encoded by the coding sequence ATGGAAGCAGATCCGAAAAAGCTATATGATGCATTGAAATCGCTGAAAATTCAGACAGTTCGTCAAGCTATTCGGCCGGAATGCTATCAGCGTGATATCAGTAAGGCTTTGTTCAGTTATGCTTTTGACGCTGTGCTTTATCTAGCGGCGATTACCGGCATATTGCTGATTCATCATTGGTGGGCTCAGTTGCTGCTCGGTCTGGTGGCGGGATCTGCGGTTGCCTTCATGTTTGTCTGGGCCCACGATGCCGCACATGGCGCCTTGTTCGAAAATCGGCACCTGGCCGAAGTCTTGGGCACGCTGTTCATGTTGCCTTCCTTCAACATGTATCGCCTATGGGCTTTTGGACATAATCGCGTGCATCATGGGTTTACCAGTCTGAGCCCCATTGACTGGATCTGGAAACCATTAACCCCCCAGGAATATCGCCAAAAAAGCATCTTTCAAAAATGGATATATCGTCTGGAGCGGAGCCCCTATACCTGTGCCTTGCATTATCTGCTGCGCGTATGGTGGCCCGGAATGGTGCGTTTCAAGGCAGACCAGAAAAACAGACGCGCTTTTACCTTAAGTAAAATCATTACTGCACTGTTTTTCCTGGCATTTTCGGCATTCTCCTGGTGGGCGGCAGGTCCGCTGGGTTTTATCGCAGCGGTGCTGCTCCCCTTTCTGGTTTTCAATTACTACATTGCCCTTTTTGTTTATCTGCATCACACGCATCCTGACATTCCTTTTTTTATGGAAAAAGAAGAATGGAGTCAGAGTATTGGGCAACTATATTGCAGTACGGTCGTGCGTTGTTCAAAAATCAGCGAGATGCTTATTCATAACATCCTGATTCATGCGCCGCATCATGTAGATCCGCGTATCCCCTATTATCATCTTGAAGCAGCTTATGAAGACCTGCGCTCGGCCTATGGTATCTACCTACATGAAATGCGTTTTAGTTTTAGATCCGTGCGCCGGATATTCAGCACCTGCAAACTCTATGATTATGACGCAAAGCAATGGATGAGCTTCCGTTCCGGACGCAGCTGGATTGAACAAAAAGCCACTGAGAGGAGTGTTTCGAGAGATGCCAGCGTTTACCCCGGAAAAACGGCTTATTGA
- the dacB gene encoding D-alanyl-D-alanine carboxypeptidase/D-alanyl-D-alanine endopeptidase, which produces MISLGLFLGMLGLCGVSQAETNGNNESSANGEHWSIALRSIHDAHLLLNQEATHSQLPASTAKLLTTAYILQVLGAEARQHTLVLGTVESTGTVIGPLIVLGDGDPDISSRHFPFVKKTERGDPMLPMRSIAKSLYARGVRYAPDGMVVDAGKFPEDHHIPGWTADDQRFWFGAPVSALMFNDAMVSVELLPARRAGRLATVKITPDPLNVIINKVQTVGQHGEERPVQLIQSGNQYQLIGSVRANTGNFSALLAQPDPPYFAALALRQAAEEEGIVVGPTISVDRRPRSPGAWRSRYPSTTVLAERVSPSLAEEITVANKVSENTHVEVLLRDADLRRGGDGSRASAMQGLHNWLLQSGILNNGSSQLVDGSGLSRLDRLSAKELVSALAYSYQQSWGKIWRDSLPVAAVDGTLRHRFLDLPKGTIRAKTGTLRNAVTLAGLLRNKSGEAYVFAIMVDHFQGTDAEARARVDQVVRDIILGKSQLSPSRDS; this is translated from the coding sequence ATGATTAGTTTGGGTTTATTTTTGGGGATGCTGGGACTGTGCGGAGTCAGTCAGGCGGAAACTAATGGAAATAATGAGTCCAGCGCCAATGGCGAGCATTGGAGTATTGCACTGCGCAGCATTCATGATGCCCACCTTTTGCTGAATCAGGAAGCTACGCATAGTCAATTGCCTGCATCGACGGCCAAGTTGTTGACCACAGCCTATATTTTGCAGGTATTAGGGGCGGAGGCCAGACAACATACTCTGGTTTTAGGAACAGTTGAATCGACCGGCACAGTAATTGGACCACTGATTGTGCTGGGTGATGGAGATCCTGACATTTCCAGTCGTCATTTTCCGTTTGTCAAAAAAACCGAGCGCGGTGATCCTATGCTGCCGATGCGGAGCATCGCCAAAAGTCTCTACGCACGGGGCGTTCGTTATGCTCCCGACGGTATGGTCGTGGATGCTGGAAAGTTTCCAGAAGATCACCATATACCAGGTTGGACAGCAGATGATCAGCGTTTCTGGTTTGGAGCACCGGTCAGCGCATTGATGTTCAACGACGCCATGGTCAGTGTTGAGCTGCTTCCCGCACGCCGGGCGGGTAGACTCGCCACCGTAAAAATTACGCCTGATCCACTGAATGTCATCATTAACAAGGTGCAAACCGTTGGTCAACACGGAGAAGAACGACCTGTCCAGCTCATTCAATCCGGAAACCAATATCAGCTTATTGGTAGCGTACGTGCCAACACTGGAAATTTTTCTGCATTGTTGGCTCAACCCGATCCACCTTATTTTGCAGCTTTAGCCCTGCGGCAAGCTGCAGAAGAGGAGGGGATAGTGGTTGGACCGACAATCAGCGTTGATCGTCGCCCAAGGTCTCCAGGTGCTTGGCGTAGCAGATATCCAAGCACTACGGTTCTTGCCGAAAGAGTGTCACCATCCCTTGCAGAAGAGATAACAGTAGCCAACAAAGTCAGTGAAAATACGCATGTAGAGGTTTTACTGAGAGATGCGGATTTGCGTCGAGGAGGTGATGGCAGTCGTGCCTCTGCCATGCAGGGATTACATAACTGGTTACTACAATCAGGCATACTGAACAATGGGTCTTCTCAACTCGTGGATGGTTCCGGTTTATCGCGGCTAGATCGCCTTAGTGCCAAAGAGTTAGTGTCAGCATTGGCGTATTCTTATCAGCAATCCTGGGGCAAGATCTGGCGTGATTCTTTGCCCGTTGCGGCAGTAGATGGCACCTTAAGGCATCGTTTTCTTGATCTGCCAAAAGGCACCATAAGAGCCAAGACAGGAACTTTACGCAATGCAGTCACGCTCGCCGGATTACTCCGCAATAAGTCAGGGGAAGCTTATGTCTTTGCGATTATGGTCGATCATTTCCAGGGCACGGACGCTGAGGCCAGAGCCCGGGTGGACCAAGTCGTGCGGGACATCATTCTGGGGAAAAGCCAATTATCGCCTTCAAGAGACTCATAA